A stretch of the Streptomyces sp. WMMB303 genome encodes the following:
- the dhaL gene encoding dihydroxyacetone kinase subunit DhaL, translating to MSGKVTNETGESGGGGTGVRELDAAFFARWMTASADAVAREESRLTELDSAIGDADHGGNMRRGFEAVRGELAEDVPATPGAVLMTAGRKLVSTVGGASGPLYGTLLRRTGKALGGAERVSGAELADALRAGIDAVAQLGGAATGDKTMLDALLPAAEALADSGGEDFGAARDAAERGAEETVPLQARKGRASYLGERSIGHRDPGATSAALLVAALAEAGGAEGGTAGSQESDSGGGE from the coding sequence GTGAGCGGCAAGGTGACGAACGAGACCGGCGAGTCCGGCGGAGGCGGGACAGGCGTCCGGGAGCTGGACGCCGCCTTCTTCGCCCGGTGGATGACGGCTTCCGCCGACGCGGTGGCCCGGGAGGAGAGCCGGCTGACGGAACTGGATTCGGCGATCGGCGACGCCGACCACGGCGGAAACATGCGCCGGGGATTCGAGGCGGTGCGCGGGGAGCTGGCCGAGGACGTCCCCGCGACGCCGGGAGCCGTGCTGATGACGGCGGGCAGGAAGCTGGTCTCCACGGTGGGCGGTGCCTCGGGCCCGCTGTACGGAACACTGCTGCGCCGTACGGGCAAGGCGCTCGGCGGCGCGGAGCGCGTCAGCGGCGCGGAGCTGGCGGACGCGCTGCGCGCCGGTATCGACGCGGTGGCGCAATTGGGCGGTGCCGCCACGGGTGACAAGACGATGCTCGACGCGCTCCTCCCGGCCGCTGAGGCACTGGCGGACAGCGGCGGTGAGGACTTCGGCGCGGCGCGCGACGCGGCCGAGCGGGGTGCGGAGGAGACCGTGCCGCTCCAGGCCCGCAAGGGCCGGGCCAGCTATCTGGGAGAGCGCAGCATCGGGCACCGGGACCCCGGTGCGACCTCGGCGGCGCTGCTGGTGGCGGCGCTGGCGGAGGCCGGCGGCGCCGAAGGCGGGACGGCAGGGTCCCAGGAGAGCGACAGCGGTGGGGGTGAGTGA
- a CDS encoding cytochrome P450, whose product MTGAAAQTRRDPLYDPLAPEVIAAPHAAYRRLREHRRVYWHAQLDSWVLTGYAECRKVLGDTAAFGSDFRRAGEEVPEAQLSVQSLDQPEHSAIRHLLVSALHVRSHTAMTDTAARLAAGRLDALRGAGPVDLVSGFARPLALHTMCDFLGVTPPDGPWFEEMSNAIVRGMDAGLDPSRAEPGIRAREELSRMVGGWLETAGEDGFLGAARAARAQAPEVSDAVLANSLRGVLHAGYESVSRLMGNALARLVDDPALLGRAMAQNALDPLVDELLRLDGPVQGDARVCVADSELGGRRIRRGEIVVLLLGAADRDPEVFTDPDAVDLTRRKGAHLAFGRGAHACLGAGLATLQLRAVLSALHTAGIGFRPQGPAEYERTATLRGLRALPVVVSEAAVAR is encoded by the coding sequence ATGACGGGAGCGGCGGCGCAAACACGGCGGGATCCCCTCTACGACCCCCTGGCTCCTGAGGTCATCGCCGCTCCGCACGCGGCCTACCGGCGGCTGCGCGAACACCGCAGGGTGTACTGGCACGCGCAGCTCGACTCCTGGGTGCTCACCGGATACGCCGAGTGCCGCAAAGTGCTCGGGGACACGGCCGCCTTCGGCTCCGACTTCCGCAGGGCGGGCGAGGAGGTTCCCGAAGCCCAGCTGAGCGTGCAGTCGCTGGACCAGCCCGAGCACTCCGCGATCCGCCACCTGCTCGTCTCCGCACTGCACGTGCGCTCGCACACGGCCATGACGGATACCGCGGCGCGGCTGGCCGCCGGGCGCCTGGACGCGCTGCGCGGCGCCGGCCCCGTCGACCTGGTCAGCGGATTCGCCCGCCCGCTCGCACTGCACACGATGTGCGACTTCCTGGGCGTCACACCGCCCGACGGCCCCTGGTTCGAGGAGATGTCCAACGCGATCGTGCGCGGCATGGACGCGGGGCTGGACCCCTCGCGTGCCGAACCGGGCATCCGTGCCAGGGAGGAGCTGAGCCGAATGGTGGGCGGGTGGCTGGAGACCGCCGGTGAGGACGGCTTCCTCGGTGCCGCCCGCGCCGCCCGCGCACAGGCCCCGGAGGTCTCCGATGCGGTGTTGGCCAACTCGCTGCGGGGAGTGCTGCACGCGGGGTACGAGTCGGTCAGCCGACTGATGGGCAACGCACTCGCCCGGCTGGTGGACGACCCCGCGCTGCTCGGACGCGCCATGGCGCAGAACGCGCTGGATCCGCTGGTGGACGAGCTGCTCCGGCTCGACGGGCCGGTGCAGGGCGACGCGCGGGTGTGCGTGGCCGACAGCGAACTGGGCGGCCGGCGGATCCGGCGCGGCGAGATCGTCGTTCTGCTGCTGGGCGCGGCCGACCGGGATCCGGAGGTCTTCACCGATCCGGACGCCGTGGACCTGACCCGGCGCAAGGGAGCGCATCTGGCGTTCGGCCGGGGCGCGCACGCCTGTCTGGGTGCGGGGCTGGCCACCCTGCAGTTGCGTGCGGTGCTCTCGGCACTGCACACGGCCGGGATCGGCTTCCGTCCCCAGGGGCCCGCAGAGTACGAACGCACCGCGACACTGCGCGGATTGCGCGCGCTGCCGGTCGTGGTGAGCGAAGCCGCTGTCGCCCGCTGA
- the dhaM gene encoding dihydroxyacetone kinase phosphoryl donor subunit DhaM: MAEADGGKRVGIVLVSHSKEVADSVARLAAGLAGVPDARVAGAGGLPDGGLGTSEELIVEAAHRMDEGAGVALLVDLGSAVLTVKTLLAEGDELPEPARLVDAPLVEGAVAAVVTAAGGGDLAAVASAAEEAYTYRKL; the protein is encoded by the coding sequence ATGGCGGAGGCCGACGGCGGCAAGCGGGTAGGGATCGTCCTGGTCTCGCACAGCAAGGAGGTCGCCGACTCGGTCGCCCGGCTGGCCGCGGGGCTCGCGGGAGTGCCGGACGCCCGGGTCGCCGGTGCCGGCGGGCTGCCCGACGGCGGGCTCGGTACCAGCGAGGAACTGATCGTCGAGGCCGCGCACCGGATGGACGAGGGCGCGGGTGTCGCGCTCCTCGTCGACCTGGGCAGCGCGGTGCTGACGGTCAAGACGCTGCTGGCCGAGGGCGACGAGCTGCCGGAGCCGGCCCGGTTGGTGGACGCGCCCCTGGTGGAGGGTGCGGTCGCCGCCGTCGTGACGGCTGCGGGCGGCGGCGACCTGGCTGCGGTGGCCTCGGCTGCCGAGGAGGCCTACACCTACCGCAAGCTCTGA
- the dhaK gene encoding dihydroxyacetone kinase subunit DhaK has product MRMLINVPESVVPDALRGMAAAHPELAVDVDRRVVVRRDAPVAGKVALVSGGGSGHEPLHGGFVGPGMLDAACPGEIFTSPVPDQMVAAAAAVDSGEGVLFVVKNYTGDVLNFDMAAELAEDEGVRIGKVLVEDDVAVTDSTHTAGRRGTGATLFVEKIAGALAAEGAPLERVEAVARQVADSSRSFGVALSPCSTPSKGGPMFELPAGELELGIGIHGEPGRERRPMMTSGEIADFAVDAVLEDLRPEEPVLALVNGMGATPLLELYGFCGEVHRVLGERRIPVARTLVGNYVTSLDMAGASVTLCRADEELLRLWDAPVQTAGLRWGA; this is encoded by the coding sequence ATGAGGATGCTCATCAACGTTCCCGAGTCCGTGGTTCCCGACGCGTTGCGCGGGATGGCCGCCGCCCACCCCGAGCTGGCCGTGGACGTGGACCGTCGGGTGGTCGTGCGGCGGGACGCACCCGTGGCGGGGAAGGTCGCGCTGGTCTCCGGTGGCGGTTCGGGACACGAACCGCTGCACGGCGGATTCGTGGGGCCCGGGATGCTGGATGCCGCATGCCCGGGCGAGATCTTCACCTCTCCCGTCCCCGACCAGATGGTCGCCGCGGCCGCGGCCGTGGACAGCGGGGAGGGCGTGCTGTTCGTCGTCAAGAACTACACCGGCGACGTGCTGAACTTCGACATGGCCGCCGAACTCGCCGAGGACGAAGGGGTCCGCATCGGGAAGGTACTGGTCGAGGACGACGTGGCGGTGACCGACAGTACGCACACGGCCGGACGCCGGGGTACGGGCGCCACGCTGTTCGTGGAGAAGATCGCGGGTGCGCTGGCCGCCGAGGGGGCGCCGCTGGAGCGGGTGGAGGCGGTCGCACGCCAGGTGGCCGACTCCTCGCGGAGCTTCGGAGTGGCACTCAGCCCGTGCAGCACCCCGTCCAAGGGCGGTCCCATGTTCGAGCTGCCCGCAGGCGAACTGGAGCTGGGGATCGGCATCCACGGGGAACCGGGCCGGGAGCGGCGCCCGATGATGACCTCCGGGGAGATCGCGGACTTCGCCGTCGACGCGGTGCTGGAGGATCTGCGCCCCGAGGAGCCGGTGCTCGCGCTGGTCAACGGCATGGGAGCGACGCCGCTGCTGGAACTCTACGGGTTCTGCGGCGAGGTGCACCGGGTCCTGGGCGAGCGGCGGATCCCGGTCGCCCGTACCCTCGTCGGCAACTATGTGACCTCGCTGGACATGGCGGGCGCCTCCGTGACGCTGTGCCGGGCCGACGAGGAGCTGCTGCGGCTGTGGGACGCGCCCGTGCAGACCGCCGGACTGCGGTGGGGCGCCTGA